One window of Pseudomonas urmiensis genomic DNA carries:
- a CDS encoding SDR family NAD(P)-dependent oxidoreductase yields MTHPGTALITGASSGIGAVYAEQLARRGYDLILVARNRQRLNQLADRLTTLTQRSIEVLPADLGDAQDLASIETRLAQDASITLLVNNAGIGTHTPLLESDVEHMAQMIALNITALTRLTYAAVPGLVARGQGAVINISSVVSLAPELLNGVYGASKAYVTAFSQSLNRELADQGVQVQAVLPGATATEFWATGGLPVENLDPAMVMSAEDLVRAALEDFDARRLISIPSLHAFERYEAFEASR; encoded by the coding sequence ATGACTCATCCAGGCACTGCACTGATCACTGGCGCTTCCTCCGGCATCGGCGCGGTCTACGCCGAACAGCTGGCGCGCCGCGGCTATGATCTGATTCTGGTGGCGCGCAATCGCCAGCGCCTGAACCAGCTGGCCGACCGCCTCACCACCCTCACCCAGCGCAGCATCGAGGTGCTGCCCGCAGACTTGGGCGATGCCCAGGACCTGGCGAGTATCGAGACGCGGCTCGCGCAAGACGCCAGCATCACGCTACTGGTCAATAACGCTGGGATCGGCACCCATACGCCGCTGCTGGAAAGCGACGTCGAGCACATGGCCCAGATGATCGCGCTGAACATCACCGCCCTCACCCGCCTGACCTACGCGGCGGTGCCGGGCTTGGTGGCGCGCGGCCAGGGGGCAGTGATCAATATCTCGTCGGTCGTAAGCCTGGCGCCGGAGTTGCTCAACGGTGTCTATGGAGCGAGCAAGGCGTATGTCACAGCCTTCAGCCAGTCGCTCAATCGTGAGTTGGCTGATCAGGGGGTACAGGTGCAGGCGGTCTTGCCAGGGGCAACGGCGACCGAGTTCTGGGCCACCGGCGGGCTGCCAGTGGAGAACCTTGATCCGGCAATGGTGATGTCGGCTGAGGATCTAGTGCGCGCGGCGCTGGAAGATTTTGATGCGCGGCGGTTGATTTCGATTCCGTCGCTGCATGCGTTCGAGCGCTATGAAGCGTTTGAGGCGAGTCGCTAG
- a CDS encoding M20/M25/M40 family metallo-hydrolase — MPMSRPPFALAMALCLACSPALAADPSAEDLLKQAQAEQAHYLDTLKTLVSVDTGTGTEPGLRQVSGELVKRLKALGAEVQTHPAKPSVGDNIVGTFKGTGSKDFLLMVHYDTVFVPGTVAKRPFRVEGERAYGPGVADAKGGVAMILHALKLLQDQQFKGYRTLTVLFNPDEEMGSAGSKQIIAELARKHDYVFSYEPPDKDAVTVATNGINRLKLQVKGRSSHAGSAPEEGRNALTELSHQILQLKDLGDASKGTTVNWTLAKAGEKANIIPALATAEADMRYSDLSETDRVAADAKRIVQKPLIADTQTSVTVEKGRPPLARNEGSTQLAETARQLYSQIDRKIEPIAMRFGTDAGYAYVPGSAKPAVLETMGVVGAGLHADDEYIELNSVAPRLYLTVAMIRKLAQ, encoded by the coding sequence ATGCCGATGTCCCGTCCTCCCTTCGCCCTGGCCATGGCGCTGTGCCTGGCCTGCTCCCCGGCACTCGCCGCCGACCCCAGCGCTGAAGATTTGCTCAAGCAGGCCCAGGCCGAACAAGCGCACTACCTCGACACCCTCAAGACCCTGGTCTCGGTCGACACCGGCACAGGCACCGAGCCGGGCCTGCGCCAAGTCAGCGGTGAATTGGTCAAGCGCCTCAAGGCCCTCGGAGCCGAGGTTCAGACCCATCCGGCCAAGCCGTCGGTGGGCGACAACATCGTCGGCACGTTCAAGGGCACGGGCAGCAAGGACTTCCTGCTGATGGTCCACTACGACACCGTGTTCGTCCCCGGCACCGTGGCCAAGCGGCCATTTCGGGTCGAAGGCGAACGTGCCTACGGCCCCGGCGTTGCCGACGCCAAGGGCGGTGTGGCAATGATCCTGCACGCGCTCAAACTGCTGCAGGATCAGCAGTTCAAGGGCTACCGCACGCTCACCGTGCTGTTCAACCCAGACGAGGAAATGGGTTCGGCAGGCTCCAAGCAGATCATCGCCGAGCTGGCGCGCAAGCATGATTATGTCTTCTCCTACGAGCCACCAGACAAGGACGCGGTCACCGTCGCCACCAACGGCATCAACCGTTTGAAACTGCAAGTCAAAGGGCGCTCGTCCCATGCCGGTTCCGCCCCGGAAGAAGGCCGCAACGCATTGACCGAACTTTCGCACCAGATTCTCCAACTCAAAGACCTGGGCGATGCCAGCAAAGGCACCACGGTCAACTGGACCCTGGCCAAGGCCGGCGAGAAGGCCAACATCATTCCGGCCCTGGCCACCGCTGAAGCCGATATGCGTTACTCGGACCTGAGCGAAACCGATCGAGTGGCAGCCGATGCCAAGCGCATCGTGCAAAAACCACTGATCGCCGACACCCAGACCAGCGTCACCGTGGAAAAAGGCCGCCCACCGTTGGCGCGCAACGAGGGCTCGACCCAGTTGGCCGAAACCGCAAGGCAGCTGTACAGCCAGATCGACCGCAAGATCGAACCGATCGCCATGCGCTTTGGCACCGATGCCGGCTACGCCTACGTGCCCGGCAGCGCCAAGCCGGCAGTGCTGGAGACCATGGGCGTGGTCGGCGCCGGGCTACATGCCGATGACGAGTACATCGAGTTGAACAGCGTGGCGCCGCGCTTGTACCTGACCGTGGCGATGATCAGAAAACTCGCCCAGTAA
- a CDS encoding LysR family transcriptional regulator, whose product MNPPTSRSAALVNKWEGRRFLNDRLDWNLLRTYLAIGQEGSISRAAARLHITQSAVSQALRRLEEQLECPLILRRGPRFDLTAAGEEVLRIASDIYADVSRISAAVEQRSDAVVGKVRLLTISRVHSALYDEFLGDFHQAHPKVELEIEVLRSADIISSLLQKTATAGLGLCRIAQPKLEQRQLLRQRFAFFCGKRHRLYGRSDVTLDELQGESFVSFVSDQLGGNLSPLAMFRDQHGFTGRIVASSSSFEEIHRLVCAGFGIGCLPEHLLEKDLAQGLLWRLPPAEGIVDVDLLLLWNREQKMTVAESVFLERFQHRLATLEAADL is encoded by the coding sequence ATGAACCCACCGACATCGCGATCTGCTGCACTGGTCAACAAATGGGAAGGTCGCCGGTTCCTCAACGACCGCCTGGACTGGAACCTGCTGCGTACCTATTTGGCGATTGGTCAGGAAGGCAGCATCAGCCGCGCCGCTGCGCGCCTGCACATCACCCAGTCGGCGGTCAGCCAGGCGTTGCGCAGGCTGGAAGAGCAACTGGAGTGCCCGCTGATCCTGCGCCGTGGCCCACGCTTTGATCTGACGGCGGCGGGCGAGGAGGTGCTGCGCATCGCCAGCGATATCTACGCCGACGTGTCACGCATCAGTGCCGCCGTCGAGCAGCGCAGTGATGCGGTGGTGGGCAAGGTTAGGCTGTTGACCATCAGCCGCGTGCATTCGGCGTTGTACGATGAGTTTCTCGGCGACTTCCACCAAGCCCATCCCAAGGTCGAGCTGGAGATCGAAGTGCTGCGCAGCGCCGACATCATCAGCTCGCTGTTGCAAAAGACCGCCACCGCCGGGCTCGGCCTGTGTCGCATCGCCCAGCCCAAGCTTGAGCAGCGCCAGTTGCTGCGCCAGCGCTTTGCCTTCTTCTGTGGCAAGCGCCATCGCTTGTATGGGCGCAGTGATGTGACCCTTGACGAGCTGCAAGGCGAGAGCTTCGTCAGTTTCGTCAGCGACCAGTTGGGCGGCAACTTGTCGCCTCTGGCGATGTTCCGCGATCAACATGGGTTTACTGGGCGGATCGTCGCTTCGTCCTCCAGCTTCGAGGAAATTCACCGCCTGGTGTGCGCAGGCTTTGGCATCGGTTGCCTGCCCGAGCACCTGTTGGAAAAAGATCTCGCGCAGGGCCTGCTGTGGCGCCTGCCACCGGCTGAAGGCATCGTCGATGTCGATTTGCTTTTGCTGTGGAACCGCGAGCAGAAGATGACCGTGGCCGAGAGCGTCTTTCTGGAGCGTTTCCAGCATCGCCTGGCAACCCTGGAAGCGGCCGACCTTTGA
- a CDS encoding MFS transporter, giving the protein MHTSKQPRRAAAAAFVGTTIEFYDFYIYATAAALVLGQVFFPSSDPLLSTLAAFGTFAVGFVARPLAGMVFGHLGDRLGRKKMLLMTMLLMGLATTGIGLLPSYASAGIWAPIGLIALRIVQGISVGGEWGGAVLMASEHAPAKRKVFYASFAQLGSPAGLLLALIAFRLVSMLDQDDFLNWGWRLPFLASGVLMMVGLAIRFGVDESPEFKAAQAKHEVVKYPVLEVVRDCWRQILFAALAVTIGSAGFFFTNTFMITYVTTYQGIARSTILDCLFLVTILQFLTQPLAALLAERIGEGRFLKLVALLCMAVPYPMFLLVGTQNLVLMTLGIALAVVTLSALYAVIAGYMSQAFPAHLRYSGISLAYQLICALAGGSTPIIGTLLADRFAGQWMPLALFFTALSALSLIGVCGLARLRGEIEQPSAVIAR; this is encoded by the coding sequence ATGCACACCTCAAAACAGCCGCGTCGCGCGGCGGCGGCCGCGTTCGTCGGCACCACCATCGAGTTCTACGACTTCTACATCTATGCCACCGCCGCCGCACTGGTGCTCGGCCAGGTGTTCTTCCCAAGCAGCGACCCGCTGCTGAGCACCCTGGCGGCGTTCGGCACCTTTGCCGTGGGCTTTGTCGCAAGGCCGCTGGCCGGTATGGTCTTCGGCCATCTGGGTGACCGCCTGGGGCGCAAGAAGATGCTGCTGATGACCATGCTGCTGATGGGCCTGGCCACCACCGGTATCGGCCTGCTGCCCAGCTACGCCAGCGCAGGCATCTGGGCACCGATCGGGCTGATCGCGCTGCGCATCGTGCAAGGCATCTCGGTGGGCGGAGAATGGGGTGGCGCAGTGCTGATGGCCAGCGAACACGCACCCGCCAAGCGCAAGGTGTTCTATGCCTCGTTCGCCCAATTGGGCAGCCCGGCCGGCTTGCTGCTGGCGCTGATTGCCTTTCGCCTGGTGTCGATGCTCGATCAGGACGACTTCCTCAACTGGGGCTGGCGCCTGCCGTTCCTGGCCAGTGGGGTGCTGATGATGGTCGGCCTGGCGATTCGCTTTGGCGTCGATGAGTCGCCTGAGTTCAAGGCCGCGCAAGCCAAGCACGAGGTGGTCAAATACCCGGTGCTGGAGGTGGTGCGAGACTGCTGGCGGCAGATCTTGTTCGCGGCACTGGCAGTGACCATCGGCTCGGCCGGGTTCTTCTTCACCAACACCTTCATGATCACCTACGTCACCACCTACCAGGGCATCGCCCGCTCGACCATTCTCGACTGCCTGTTCCTGGTGACCATCCTGCAGTTTCTGACCCAACCGCTGGCGGCGTTGCTCGCCGAGCGAATCGGCGAGGGCCGCTTCCTCAAGCTGGTGGCACTGCTGTGCATGGCTGTGCCCTACCCGATGTTCCTGCTGGTGGGCACCCAGAACCTGGTGCTGATGACCCTGGGCATCGCCCTGGCGGTGGTGACCTTGTCGGCCCTTTACGCGGTGATCGCCGGCTACATGTCCCAGGCATTCCCAGCCCACCTGCGTTATTCGGGGATCTCGCTGGCCTACCAGCTGATCTGCGCCTTGGCCGGTGGCAGCACACCCATCATCGGTACGCTGCTGGCAGATCGTTTCGCGGGCCAGTGGATGCCATTGGCGCTGTTCTTCACCGCGCTGTCCGCCCTTTCCTTGATCGGTGTCTGTGGCCTGGCTCGCCTGCGTGGCGAGATTGAACAACCCAGCGCCGTCATCGCTCGCTAA
- a CDS encoding class II aldolase/adducin family protein has product MSKPHAVSDTEWQARCELAALYRLVAHFRMTDLIDTHITLRIPGPEQHFLINRYGVLFDRMCASDLVRIDQHGNVVDQAFGERRVNAAGFVIHSAIHTARPDLHCVIHTHTAAGIAVSAQEQGLLPISQHALKFYGKLAYHQYEGIALSLDERERLVADLGPHKAMILRNHGLLVGGASVAEAFHEIHFLERACQAQVQALAGGGKLVYPSEQVCRHTAEQFARDDAAQIISLSWNAALTLIEDQRESYCS; this is encoded by the coding sequence ATGAGCAAACCACACGCCGTCAGCGATACCGAATGGCAGGCACGCTGCGAACTGGCCGCGTTGTACCGGCTGGTCGCGCATTTTCGCATGACCGACCTGATCGACACCCACATCACCTTGCGCATCCCAGGCCCTGAGCAGCATTTTCTGATCAACCGCTACGGGGTGCTGTTCGACCGCATGTGCGCCAGTGACCTGGTGCGCATCGACCAACACGGCAACGTCGTCGACCAGGCGTTCGGCGAGCGGCGGGTCAATGCCGCAGGCTTCGTCATCCACTCGGCGATCCACACCGCGCGGCCAGACCTGCACTGCGTGATCCACACCCATACCGCCGCGGGCATTGCCGTCTCGGCCCAGGAGCAAGGGTTGTTGCCGATCAGTCAGCATGCGCTGAAGTTCTACGGCAAGCTGGCCTACCACCAGTATGAAGGCATCGCATTGTCGCTGGATGAGCGCGAGCGTTTGGTCGCCGACCTCGGCCCGCACAAAGCGATGATCCTGCGCAACCACGGCCTGCTGGTCGGGGGGGCAAGCGTGGCCGAGGCGTTTCATGAGATCCACTTCCTCGAGCGCGCCTGCCAGGCGCAGGTGCAGGCCTTGGCTGGGGGTGGCAAGCTGGTGTATCCCAGCGAACAGGTCTGCCGGCACACCGCCGAGCAGTTTGCCCGCGACGATGCGGCGCAGATCATCAGCCTGAGCTGGAACGCCGCCCTCACCCTAATCGAAGACCAACGCGAGTCGTATTGCTCATGA
- a CDS encoding 2-hydroxyacid dehydrogenase, with protein sequence MKPLVLLSTDQTLLGQLQAAFARNAPQLPVVLADDPLAEQAQVAACWFPPVGSLGGLPNLKLIHSVAAGVDHLASDPSQPALPVCRVVDPAHRQGMAEYVRWAVIHYHRDFDLAMAQQQRQLWLRHPQRPAADFHIGVMGLGSLGGPIAAELAAAGYAVRGWARSEKQLPGVRTFAGSAEFNGFLDGLDLLVNLLPLTESTRGILCRQTFQALAPGAAVINCGRGQHLHQQDLIAAVGSGRLRGALLDVFDQEPLPTDNPLWSTPGIVVTPHMASCASHDCIAQQVAENARRLAGAEPLLNRVDPALGY encoded by the coding sequence ATGAAACCGCTGGTTCTGCTGTCGACCGATCAAACGCTGCTTGGCCAGCTCCAGGCGGCGTTCGCCCGCAACGCCCCCCAGCTGCCAGTGGTACTGGCTGACGACCCCCTCGCCGAACAGGCGCAGGTGGCCGCCTGCTGGTTTCCACCCGTAGGCAGCCTGGGCGGCTTGCCCAACTTGAAACTGATTCACTCGGTGGCGGCGGGCGTCGACCACCTGGCCAGCGACCCCAGTCAACCTGCCCTGCCGGTGTGCCGGGTGGTCGACCCGGCGCACCGCCAGGGCATGGCCGAGTACGTGCGCTGGGCGGTGATCCACTATCATCGCGATTTCGACCTGGCCATGGCCCAGCAGCAACGCCAGTTGTGGCTGCGTCACCCGCAGCGACCGGCGGCTGATTTTCATATCGGCGTGATGGGGCTGGGTTCGCTGGGCGGCCCGATTGCTGCCGAGCTGGCAGCGGCGGGCTATGCGGTACGTGGCTGGGCGCGCAGCGAAAAACAGCTCCCAGGGGTACGCACCTTCGCTGGCAGCGCTGAGTTCAACGGCTTTCTCGACGGCCTCGACCTGTTGGTGAATCTGCTGCCGCTGACCGAGTCGACCCGTGGCATTCTCTGCCGACAAACCTTTCAAGCGCTGGCCCCGGGGGCGGCCGTGATCAACTGTGGGCGCGGCCAGCATCTGCACCAGCAAGACCTGATCGCAGCGGTCGGCAGCGGGCGCTTGCGTGGTGCGTTACTGGACGTCTTTGACCAAGAGCCGCTGCCCACGGATAACCCGCTGTGGAGCACGCCAGGGATTGTCGTCACCCCGCACATGGCTTCCTGCGCCTCGCACGACTGCATTGCCCAGCAGGTGGCGGAGAATGCGCGGCGCTTGGCCGGTGCAGAGCCCTTGCTGAACCGGGTGGACCCGGCGCTTGGTTACTGA
- the glcC gene encoding transcriptional regulator GlcC — translation MSAEGKTQVADQVAERVEKLIVDGVLKVGQALPSERRLVEKLGCSRSALREGLRILRGRGIIDTEQGRGSFVAQLSGRDSLSPLMHLFSSQPRTLFDLLEVRALLEAESARLAALRATDVDRLLIRRRYEDMLAAHAASDSLDPREHARRDHAFHRAISEASHNPVLVHTLQSLSDLTLSTVFASVNNLYCRPAQKRQIDRQHARLYQAVMEQLPEQAQRAAREHINGIRDSLREIEQEEQRLVRATMRMDGWR, via the coding sequence ATGAGCGCAGAGGGCAAGACCCAAGTCGCCGATCAGGTGGCTGAGCGGGTGGAGAAGTTGATCGTCGATGGCGTACTCAAGGTCGGCCAGGCCCTGCCTTCGGAGCGGCGTTTGGTGGAAAAGCTTGGCTGCTCGCGTTCGGCGCTGCGTGAGGGCCTGCGCATCCTGCGCGGGCGCGGCATCATCGATACCGAACAGGGCCGCGGTTCGTTCGTGGCCCAGCTCAGCGGGCGCGACAGCCTTAGCCCGCTGATGCACCTGTTCAGCTCGCAGCCGCGCACGCTGTTCGACCTGTTGGAAGTGCGCGCGCTGCTGGAAGCCGAATCCGCGCGCCTGGCAGCGCTGCGGGCGACCGATGTCGACCGCCTGCTGATCCGCCGCCGCTACGAAGACATGCTGGCCGCGCACGCCGCCAGCGACAGCCTCGACCCGCGAGAGCATGCTCGCCGCGACCATGCTTTTCACCGTGCCATCAGCGAGGCGTCGCACAATCCGGTGCTGGTACATACCCTGCAATCACTCAGCGACCTGACCCTGAGCACCGTGTTCGCCTCGGTCAACAACCTCTATTGCCGCCCGGCGCAAAAGCGCCAGATCGATCGCCAGCATGCGCGGTTGTACCAGGCGGTGATGGAGCAGTTGCCCGAGCAGGCGCAGCGTGCGGCGCGGGAACACATCAACGGCATTCGCGACAGCCTGCGCGAGATCGAGCAGGAGGAGCAGCGCTTGGTCAGGGCGACCATGCGTATGGATGGCTGGCGCTGA
- the glcD gene encoding glycolate oxidase subunit GlcD — protein MNILYDERVDGPLPAIDQRQLLLALRDALPDLEILHRNEDLKPYECDGLSAYRTVPLLVVLPERLEQVQTLLKLCHQRGVPVVARGAGTGLSGGALPLSKGILLVMARFNRILEVNAQGRYARVQPGVRNLAISQAAAPYGMYYAPDPSSQIACSIGGNVAENAGGVHCLKYGLTVHNLLKVEILTIEGERLTLGSDALDSPGFDLLALFTGSEGMLGIVTEVTVKLLPKPQVARVLLASFERVEDAGRAVAEIIAAGIIPGGLEMMDNLAIRAAEDFIHAGYPVEAAAILLCELDGVEADVQDDCERVQAVLEQAGASEVRLACDEAERVRFWAGRKNAFPAVGRISPDYYCMDGTIPRRELPRVLKGIAELSEQHGLRVANVFHAGDGNMHPLILFDANLPGELERAEAIGGKILELCVAVGGSITGEHGVGREKINQMCAQFNSDEITLFHAVKAAFDPQGLLNPGKNIPTLHRCAEFGAMHVHHGQLPFPDLERF, from the coding sequence ATGAATATCCTCTACGACGAACGCGTAGATGGGCCGCTGCCAGCTATCGACCAGCGACAGTTGCTGCTGGCCCTGCGCGATGCCCTGCCCGACCTTGAGATTCTGCACCGCAACGAAGACCTCAAGCCCTACGAGTGCGATGGCCTCTCGGCCTACCGCACAGTGCCGCTGCTGGTGGTTCTGCCCGAGCGCCTGGAACAGGTGCAAACCTTGCTCAAGCTCTGCCATCAACGCGGGGTGCCGGTAGTGGCTCGCGGAGCCGGCACTGGCCTGTCGGGCGGCGCCTTGCCGCTGAGCAAGGGCATCTTGCTGGTGATGGCGCGCTTCAACCGTATCCTTGAGGTCAATGCGCAGGGGCGTTACGCCCGCGTCCAGCCGGGTGTGCGTAACCTGGCGATCTCCCAGGCGGCAGCGCCCTATGGCATGTACTACGCGCCTGATCCATCGTCGCAGATCGCCTGTTCGATCGGCGGCAATGTCGCTGAGAACGCCGGTGGCGTGCACTGCTTGAAGTACGGCCTGACCGTGCACAACCTGCTCAAGGTGGAAATCCTCACCATCGAGGGCGAGCGCCTGACCCTGGGCAGCGATGCCTTGGACAGCCCAGGCTTCGACCTGTTGGCGTTGTTCACCGGCTCCGAGGGCATGCTTGGGATCGTCACCGAAGTCACCGTCAAGCTGCTGCCCAAGCCGCAGGTGGCGCGGGTGCTGCTGGCCAGCTTCGAGCGGGTCGAGGACGCGGGTCGAGCGGTGGCCGAGATCATCGCCGCCGGGATCATCCCAGGGGGGTTGGAGATGATGGACAACCTGGCGATTCGCGCCGCTGAAGACTTCATTCATGCCGGCTATCCGGTCGAGGCTGCGGCGATCCTGCTGTGCGAGCTCGATGGCGTCGAGGCCGATGTACAGGACGACTGCGAACGGGTGCAGGCGGTGCTCGAACAGGCCGGTGCCAGCGAGGTCCGGCTGGCCTGTGATGAGGCCGAGCGCGTGCGCTTCTGGGCCGGGCGCAAGAACGCCTTCCCGGCCGTGGGGCGGATATCGCCGGATTACTACTGCATGGACGGCACCATCCCTCGCCGCGAGTTGCCACGGGTGCTCAAGGGCATTGCCGAGCTGTCCGAGCAACATGGCTTGCGGGTGGCCAACGTTTTCCACGCTGGGGACGGCAACATGCACCCGTTGATCCTGTTCGATGCCAACCTGCCGGGCGAGCTGGAGCGGGCCGAGGCGATCGGCGGCAAGATCCTAGAGTTGTGCGTGGCGGTTGGCGGCAGCATTACCGGCGAGCATGGCGTGGGGCGCGAAAAGATCAACCAGATGTGCGCCCAGTTCAACAGCGACGAAATCACCCTGTTCCACGCGGTCAAGGCCGCGTTCGACCCGCAAGGCCTGCTCAACCCCGGCAAGAACATCCCGACCCTGCACCGCTGCGCTGAATTCGGCGCGATGCACGTGCACCACGGCCAGTTGCCCTTCCCTGACCTGGAGCGTTTCTGA
- the glcE gene encoding glycolate oxidase subunit GlcE encodes MSMDRDLSQDLLEQVNQALNLGNPLRIQGGNSKAMLGNPVAGEIVDTRGHRGIVSYDPTELVLTARAGTPLLEIEAALHEAGQMLPCEPPHLGPNATLGGMVAAGLSGPRRPWAGSVRDYVLGTRLITGHGKLLRFGGEVMKNVAGYDVSRLMAGSFGCLGLLTEVSLKVLPQPRQTLSLRLAMDSHQALAELAEWGQQPLPISAACHDGEALYLRLEGGEGSVLSARQRLGGETLDNRFWSDLREQRLAFFKAPEPLWRLSVPTATGELQLPGRQLIDWGGAQRWLKSSAPAAQIRAQLAEVGGHATGYTAGTDSTAPLAEALLRYHRALKQQLDPQGIFNPGRLFPDL; translated from the coding sequence ATGAGCATGGACCGCGACCTCAGCCAGGACCTGCTCGAACAGGTCAACCAGGCCCTCAACCTTGGCAACCCGCTGCGCATCCAGGGTGGCAACAGCAAGGCCATGCTCGGCAATCCGGTGGCCGGTGAGATCGTCGATACCCGCGGCCATCGCGGCATCGTCAGCTATGACCCGACCGAGCTGGTACTCACCGCCCGCGCCGGGACGCCATTGCTGGAAATCGAAGCCGCGCTGCATGAAGCCGGGCAGATGCTGCCCTGCGAGCCGCCGCACCTGGGGCCCAACGCGACACTGGGCGGCATGGTTGCGGCGGGTTTGTCCGGGCCGCGTCGGCCTTGGGCTGGCTCGGTGCGCGACTATGTGCTGGGCACGCGGCTGATCACCGGCCACGGCAAGCTGCTGCGCTTTGGCGGCGAGGTGATGAAGAACGTCGCCGGCTACGATGTCTCGCGGTTGATGGCGGGCAGTTTCGGCTGCCTCGGGCTGCTCACCGAGGTGTCACTCAAGGTGCTGCCACAGCCGCGGCAAACCTTGAGCCTGCGCCTGGCAATGGACAGCCATCAGGCCCTGGCCGAGCTGGCCGAATGGGGCCAACAGCCGCTGCCGATCAGCGCCGCCTGCCACGATGGCGAGGCGCTTTATCTACGCCTTGAAGGCGGTGAAGGCTCGGTGCTGTCAGCGCGCCAGCGGCTGGGTGGCGAGACCCTCGACAACCGTTTCTGGAGCGACCTGCGTGAGCAACGCCTGGCGTTTTTCAAGGCCCCAGAACCGCTGTGGCGGTTGTCCGTGCCCACTGCCACCGGTGAACTGCAACTGCCCGGGCGCCAGCTGATCGACTGGGGAGGCGCTCAGCGTTGGCTGAAGTCTTCGGCCCCAGCGGCGCAGATCCGCGCGCAGCTGGCCGAGGTTGGCGGCCATGCCACCGGCTATACCGCCGGCACGGACAGCACGGCGCCGCTGGCAGAGGCGTTGCTGCGTTATCACCGCGCGCTCAAGCAGCAGCTCGACCCCCAGGGTATCTTCAACCCTGGCCGCCTGTTTCCAGACCTGTGA
- the glcF gene encoding glycolate oxidase subunit GlcF — MQTTLSESSKRLARAEEAESILRSCVHCGFCTATCPTYQLLGDELDGPRGRIYLIKQVLEGEPVSASTQLHLDRCLTCRNCETTCPSGVKYHDLLDIGRAVVEQQVPRPLSQRLLREGLRAVVPHPTLFKALARTGQALRPVLPASLKAKLPAQVVAPGQRPQARHARRVLLLEGCVQPALSPNTNAAAARLLDRLGISVEPAREAGCCGAVDYHLNAQAQGLQRARRNIDAWWPAVEAGAEAIVQTASGCGAFVREYGHLLEHDPHYAAKAARVSALARDLVEVLRDEPIERLGVCAEQRLAFHCPCTLQHALKLGGEVERLLRRLGFTLTAVPDGHLCCGSAGTYSLTQPQLSRQLRDNRINALESGKPQLIATANIGCQTHLDGAGRTPVRHWIEIVEAALNQEI; from the coding sequence ATGCAAACCACTCTGAGTGAATCGAGCAAGCGCCTGGCTCGCGCCGAAGAGGCCGAGAGCATCCTGCGCTCATGCGTGCACTGCGGCTTCTGCACGGCCACCTGCCCCACCTATCAATTGCTCGGCGACGAGTTGGATGGGCCACGCGGACGGATCTACCTGATCAAGCAAGTGCTTGAAGGTGAACCGGTCAGCGCCAGCACCCAGCTGCACCTGGACCGCTGCCTGACCTGCCGCAACTGCGAAACCACCTGCCCGTCGGGGGTCAAGTATCACGACCTGCTGGACATCGGCCGCGCAGTGGTCGAGCAGCAGGTACCGCGGCCATTGTCCCAGCGCCTGCTGCGCGAAGGCCTGCGCGCAGTAGTGCCGCACCCGACCCTGTTCAAAGCCCTGGCCCGCACCGGTCAGGCCCTGCGGCCGGTGCTACCGGCCAGCCTCAAGGCCAAGTTGCCGGCGCAGGTAGTCGCTCCCGGCCAGCGCCCGCAGGCGCGCCATGCGCGTCGCGTGCTGCTGCTCGAAGGTTGCGTGCAGCCGGCGCTTTCGCCCAATACCAACGCGGCTGCCGCGCGCTTGCTCGACCGCCTGGGGATCAGCGTCGAACCGGCCCGCGAGGCCGGCTGCTGCGGCGCGGTCGACTATCACCTCAACGCCCAGGCGCAAGGCCTGCAGCGCGCCCGGCGCAATATCGACGCCTGGTGGCCAGCGGTCGAGGCCGGCGCCGAGGCCATTGTGCAAACCGCCAGTGGCTGCGGTGCGTTCGTGCGTGAATACGGCCATCTGTTGGAGCACGATCCACACTATGCCGCCAAGGCAGCACGAGTCAGCGCCTTGGCCCGCGACCTGGTCGAGGTGCTGCGCGACGAGCCCATCGAGCGCCTTGGCGTGTGCGCCGAACAGCGCCTGGCCTTCCACTGCCCGTGCACCCTGCAACATGCGCTCAAGCTTGGCGGTGAGGTAGAACGGCTGTTGCGCCGCCTTGGCTTCACCCTCACCGCAGTGCCCGACGGCCACTTGTGCTGCGGCTCGGCCGGAACCTACTCGCTGACCCAGCCGCAGCTGTCGCGGCAGTTGCGCGACAACCGCATCAATGCCCTTGAGAGTGGCAAACCGCAACTCATCGCCACCGCCAATATCGGCTGCCAGACCCACCTCGATGGCGCTGGGAGGACACCGGTACGGCACTGGATCGAAATCGTCGAAGCAGCCCTCAATCAGGAGATTTGA